The Sporosarcina sp. 6E9 genome segment CGTGTATCTTATGATGATGCGAGTATACAGAAAGCTTTAGATCGAGGTGCTGTAGGCATCCAAGTTCCCATGGTCAGTACAAAAGAAGAAGCAATCCAGGTTGTTAATAAGGCGAAATTTCCTCCTCTAGGAAATAGAGGGGTTGCGTATTCACATCGCGCCGCGAGGTATGGAAAAGATACGGGACAAAAATTTATAGAGCAATCAAATGATGAAGTATTAGTTGCTGTGCACGTTGAAACGAGAGAAGCAGTTGAAAACTTTGAAGAGATTATGAATGTAGAAGGTATTGATATCGCATTTTTAGGTACAACAGATCTATCCGTTAACATGGGCTATCCAGATGGTCCTCAACATCAAGATGTACAAGAAGCCATTGCACTTGTTTATGAAAAAGCAAGAGAACTAGAAGTTCCCATAGGAACAGTTGCAGGAAATGAAAGCATGGCA includes the following:
- a CDS encoding HpcH/HpaI aldolase/citrate lyase family protein; the encoded protein is MCNTIKEKIQNGQKVTGIFIGIYSPAIVEMCGYAGFDFIVIDDEHGAFSYSELENMIRTAELVNLAPVVRVSYDDASIQKALDRGAVGIQVPMVSTKEEAIQVVNKAKFPPLGNRGVAYSHRAARYGKDTGQKFIEQSNDEVLVAVHVETREAVENFEEIMNVEGIDIAFLGTTDLSVNMGYPDGPQHQDVQEAIALVYEKARELEVPIGTVAGNESMARQAFESGSVYVVAVGTTMIANTFSTFIKSVDASKE